One genomic region from Alteromonas pelagimontana encodes:
- the tkt gene encoding transketolase — MPTRRELANAIRALSMDAVQKAKAGHPGAPMGMADIAQVLWCDYLSHNPGNPAWPNRDRFVMSNGHGSMLQYSVLHLTGYDLPIEELKQFRQLHSKTPGHPEYGYTPGVETTTGPLGQGLANAVGMALSEKVLAAQFNKGSHNIVDHYTYVFLGDGCLMEGISHESCSLAGTLGLGKLIAFYDDNGISIDGEVEGWFTDDTVGRFRAYGWHVIANVDGHDAEQVRKAIEEARKNTGQPTLICCKTIIGFGSPNKQGTEATHGSPLGDDEIKAAREELGWTAAPFEIPEDIYAEWNAKDSGAKAESDWNARFDEYEKAHPDLAKEFKRRIAGTMPADFIGKADEYIARLQANPEKIATRKASQNCLNAYGPLLPELLGGSADLAGSNLTLWDDSEGVSANNAAGNYIYYGVREFGMSAMMNGIALHGGFKPYGATFLTFMEYACNAVRLAALAKAPVNFVYTHDSIGLGEDGPTHQPIEQLVALRATPNLDNWRPCDPVESAVAWKAALLRKDGPNTLIFTRQSVPQQERSKEQVASIEKGGYILKDCDGTPDVLLIATGSEVQLAVEAADKLKEKGKAARVISMPCTDVFDRQDEAYRESVLPSNVERRVAVEALAKESWHKYVGFKGAVVGMDTFGESGRAEDLFKHFNITTDAVVEAALALK; from the coding sequence ATGCCAACTCGTCGTGAACTCGCCAACGCCATTCGGGCGTTAAGTATGGACGCAGTACAAAAAGCTAAAGCCGGTCACCCTGGAGCACCCATGGGAATGGCTGATATTGCTCAGGTTCTCTGGTGCGATTATTTGTCTCACAACCCGGGTAATCCTGCCTGGCCCAACCGAGACCGCTTCGTGATGTCCAATGGTCACGGTTCCATGTTGCAATATTCGGTACTGCATTTAACCGGTTACGATCTTCCTATCGAAGAACTAAAACAGTTCCGCCAGTTGCATTCAAAAACTCCCGGACATCCCGAATATGGTTATACTCCCGGTGTAGAAACCACCACAGGTCCTTTAGGACAAGGTCTTGCCAACGCTGTGGGCATGGCATTGTCAGAAAAGGTTCTGGCCGCACAATTTAATAAAGGTAGCCACAATATTGTCGACCACTACACCTATGTGTTTTTAGGCGACGGCTGTTTGATGGAAGGAATATCCCACGAAAGTTGTTCGCTGGCTGGAACTCTAGGGCTTGGAAAGCTGATTGCGTTTTATGATGATAACGGGATTTCCATAGATGGTGAAGTTGAAGGCTGGTTTACCGATGACACGGTTGGACGGTTTCGCGCCTACGGCTGGCACGTAATAGCAAATGTAGATGGTCATGATGCAGAGCAAGTTCGCAAAGCGATTGAAGAAGCCCGCAAAAATACCGGGCAGCCGACCCTGATTTGCTGTAAAACCATTATCGGTTTTGGCTCTCCTAACAAACAAGGGACTGAAGCCACTCATGGTTCGCCTCTCGGCGATGATGAAATTAAAGCCGCACGGGAAGAGTTGGGATGGACTGCCGCGCCATTTGAAATTCCTGAAGACATTTATGCCGAATGGAACGCCAAAGACAGCGGCGCTAAAGCTGAAAGTGACTGGAATGCGCGCTTTGATGAATATGAAAAAGCACACCCTGATCTGGCCAAGGAATTTAAACGCCGCATAGCTGGTACCATGCCTGCTGATTTTATCGGAAAAGCCGACGAATATATTGCCAGGCTACAAGCAAATCCGGAAAAAATAGCCACGAGAAAAGCATCGCAAAACTGTTTAAATGCTTACGGGCCGTTGCTACCCGAACTGCTGGGCGGTTCGGCTGACCTCGCAGGCTCCAACCTTACCCTATGGGATGACAGCGAAGGAGTAAGCGCCAACAACGCCGCTGGTAATTATATCTACTACGGAGTACGGGAATTTGGCATGTCGGCAATGATGAACGGAATCGCGCTGCACGGCGGCTTTAAACCGTACGGTGCGACCTTTCTGACTTTTATGGAATACGCGTGTAACGCAGTTCGTCTTGCAGCATTAGCAAAAGCGCCTGTAAACTTCGTTTACACCCACGATTCCATTGGATTGGGCGAAGATGGACCCACTCACCAGCCTATCGAGCAGCTTGTAGCGCTTCGCGCAACGCCGAATTTAGATAATTGGCGGCCATGTGATCCGGTTGAATCCGCTGTGGCGTGGAAAGCTGCGCTGTTACGCAAGGATGGACCGAATACGCTGATCTTCACCCGCCAGAGTGTTCCTCAACAGGAACGGTCTAAAGAACAGGTGGCGTCGATTGAAAAGGGCGGGTACATTCTTAAAGACTGTGACGGTACTCCTGATGTACTATTAATTGCAACAGGTTCAGAAGTTCAACTTGCCGTTGAAGCTGCTGACAAATTAAAAGAAAAGGGCAAGGCTGCAAGAGTTATCTCTATGCCGTGTACGGATGTCTTCGATCGCCAGGACGAAGCCTATCGGGAGTCGGTTCTGCCTTCCAATGTTGAACGCCGGGTGGCAGTTGAAGCATTGGCAAAAGAATCCTGGCATAAATACGTGGGCTTTAAGGGCGCAGTTGTCGGTATGGATACTTTCGGAGAATCTGGCCGCGCTGAAGACTTGTTTAAGCACTTTAACATTACAACCGATGCTGTGGTTGAGGCTGCACTTGCACTGAAGTAA
- the metK gene encoding methionine adenosyltransferase: protein MATHLFTSESVSEGHPDKIADQISDAVLDAILEQDPRARVACETYVKTGMVLVGGEITTSAWVDIEELTRQTVKDIGYTHSDMGFDADSCAVLNAIGKQSPDINQGVDRQRPEDQGAGDQGLMFGYASDETDVLMPAPITYAHRLVQRQAEVRKSGKLGWLRPDAKSQVTFRYENDKPVGIDAIVLSTQHSDAVSTEQVREAVMEEIIKPVVPAEWLKKTRFHINPTGRFVIGGPMGDCGLTGRKIIVDTYGGMARHGGGAFSGKDPSKVDRSAAYAGRYVAKNIVAAGLAKRCEIQISYAIGVAEPTSISVETFGTGTVDEKTLVALVREHFDLRPFGLLKMLDLERPIYRATAAYGHFGRESFPWEATNKAEALRASV, encoded by the coding sequence ATGGCAACGCATTTATTTACTTCGGAATCCGTGTCTGAGGGACATCCGGATAAAATTGCCGATCAGATTTCTGACGCCGTGCTTGATGCCATTTTAGAGCAAGATCCGCGCGCACGTGTAGCTTGCGAGACCTATGTTAAGACGGGCATGGTATTGGTTGGGGGAGAAATTACCACCTCAGCATGGGTTGATATTGAAGAACTTACCCGCCAAACGGTAAAAGATATCGGTTATACCCACTCCGACATGGGTTTTGATGCAGATTCCTGCGCGGTGCTTAACGCTATTGGAAAACAGTCACCGGACATTAATCAGGGTGTCGACCGTCAAAGACCAGAAGATCAAGGCGCTGGCGACCAGGGGCTCATGTTTGGCTATGCCAGCGATGAAACCGATGTATTAATGCCCGCCCCTATCACCTATGCTCATCGTTTAGTTCAGCGTCAGGCTGAGGTAAGAAAGTCAGGTAAGCTGGGCTGGTTACGTCCGGATGCGAAAAGCCAGGTTACTTTTAGGTATGAAAATGACAAGCCTGTCGGTATTGATGCCATTGTGCTTTCAACGCAACACAGTGATGCAGTATCTACTGAGCAAGTGCGTGAAGCGGTGATGGAAGAAATCATTAAACCGGTAGTACCTGCTGAGTGGCTAAAGAAAACCCGCTTTCATATTAATCCTACAGGGCGTTTTGTCATCGGGGGGCCAATGGGAGACTGCGGATTAACGGGCCGCAAAATCATAGTTGATACTTACGGTGGCATGGCGCGTCATGGAGGCGGAGCGTTTTCCGGCAAAGATCCTTCTAAAGTAGATCGCTCTGCCGCCTATGCAGGCCGATACGTCGCTAAAAATATCGTAGCTGCAGGATTAGCAAAGCGTTGCGAGATCCAGATTTCCTACGCCATAGGTGTGGCTGAACCAACTTCCATCAGCGTAGAAACGTTTGGTACAGGTACAGTGGATGAGAAAACGTTGGTCGCACTGGTGCGGGAACATTTTGATTTGCGTCCTTTCGGACTGCTGAAAATGCTCGACCTGGAGCGCCCGATATATCGAGCCACCGCCGCGTATGGACACTTCGGCCGCGAGAGCTTTCCATGGGAAGCCACCAATAAAGCCGAGGCATTAAGAGCTTCCGTATAG